One stretch of Anguilla anguilla isolate fAngAng1 chromosome 5, fAngAng1.pri, whole genome shotgun sequence DNA includes these proteins:
- the si:ch73-109d9.1 gene encoding uncharacterized protein si:ch73-109d9.1 isoform X1, with amino-acid sequence MSDAILTFQVQLSTVMETVLKSAMYEITRLVEDSFLEEVARSKQEVEALRQRLQWSESRRRERESGGRARCLDCGRVGVSSEESEDPPSETLSGAEADPPPPLSKGCAEPEWSPAVGQDTAPSSGSLLPERQSSRPRGGEACGAYESEAGQEAAARRLGLAGPQRCGPRRSDPDSQRVTWTTFKLGDSHAEAEGLDPPYAAAAEPASPQAHRDPQPRPAEEGAGNSASPLQYLNVKSEALLIKEEAEVQPVCSEELRWDVAHRESWDRGDLQVEHTAHSPPPQGAVTSLQCFPEKLESLALRFPPQQQGAAKTSSEVDLRQTRAQVHQLTATNLRAKRGKTKSTDGQREFSNVARQVLTQFQVWQNACYSKNIDWNPVTAKIISALPQLRGRETEVVDRCTKMLQNRREYLRRTGQVTPPKYLISGAPPPETVPNHMLRPPEPFSATGVRDDCSTTRNAQAGLPKAPPIHLQEAPPTCPPMN; translated from the exons AT GTCAGACGCCATCCTCACTTTCCAAGTCCAGCTCTCCACTGTTATGGAAACGGTGCTCAAGTCGGCCATGTATGAGATCACCCGGCTGGTGGAGGACAGCTTCCTGGAGGAAGTGGCTCggagcaaacaggaagtggaggccCTGAGGCAGCGGCTGCAGTGGTCAGAGAGCCGgcgcagagagcgagagagcggtGGGCGAGCGAGGTGCCTGGACTGCGGCAGAGTCGGAGTTTCCAGCGAGGAGTCAGAGGACCCACCCTCAGAAACACTGTCCG gagctgaagcagaccctcctcctcctctcagtaAGGGCTGTGCTGAGCCGGAGTGGAGCCCCGCTGTGGGACAGGACACAGCGCCCTCTTCAGGCAGCCTCCTGCCAGAGCGGCAGAGCAGCAGGCCGCGCGGCGGGGAGGCCTGCGGGGCGTACGAGTCGGAGGCGGGACAGGAAGCCGCCGCCCGCAGACTCGGTCTGGCTGGGCCTCAGCGCTGCGGGCCACGCCGCAGTGACCCCGACTCGCAGCGCGTCACCTGGACCACCTTTAAATTAGGGGACAGCCACGCTGAGGCGGAGGGGCTGGACCCCCCGTACGCTGCAGCGGCAGAGCCAGCCAGTCCGCAGGCTCACAGGGAcccgcagccccgccccgctgaggagggggcggggaacAGCGCCTCCCCTCTGCAGTACCTTAATGTGAAATCGGAGGCGCTGCTCATTAAAGAGGAGGCGGAGGTGCAGCCCGTGTGCAGTGAGGAGCTCAGATGGGACGTAGCTCACAGGGAGTCCTGGGACAGAGGAGACCTGCAGGTAGAGCACACGGCCCACTCGCCCCCCCCACAGGgcgcagtgacatcactgcagtgcTTTCCAGAGAAGCTGGAGAGCCTGGCTCTGCGCTTCCCTCcccagcagcagggggcagcaaaGACCAGCTCTGAAGTGGATCTGAGACAGACCAGAGCACAG GTGCATCAGTTAACAGCCACAAACTTACGAgcaaaaagaggaaaaaccaAGTCGACGGACGGGCAGAGAGAGTTCAGT AATGTGGCCAGACAGGTACTTACACAGTTCCAGGTTTGGCAGAACGCCTGCTACAGCAAAAATATTGACTGGAACCCAGTAACAGCCAAG ATCATTTCTGCGTTACCCCAGCTACGCGGTCGGGAAACGGAGGTGGTCGACCGCTGCACCAAGATGCTTCAGAACCGCAGGGAATATCTGCGCAGGACTGGCCAG GTCACCCCTCCGAAATACCTCATCTCTGGAGCCCCACCTCCAGAAACAGTCCCCAATCACATGCTGA GACCACCAGAACCCTTCAGTGCTACAGGAGTAAGAGATGACTGCAGCACAACTAGGAATGCTCAGGCTGGTCTGCCCAAGGCCCCGCCCATCCATCTACaagaggccccgcccacctgccctCCAATGAACTGA
- the si:ch73-109d9.1 gene encoding uncharacterized protein si:ch73-109d9.1 isoform X2, translated as MSDAILTFQVQLSTVMETVLKSAMYEITRLVEDSFLEEVARSKQEVEALRQRLQWSESRRRERESGGRARCLDCGRVGVSSEESEDPPSETLSGAEADPPPPLSKGCAEPEWSPAVGQDTAPSSGSLLPERQSSRPRGGEACGAYESEAGQEAAARRLGLAGPQRCGPRRSDPDSQRVTWTTFKLGDSHAEAEGLDPPYAAAAEPASPQAHRDPQPRPAEEGAGNSASPLQYLNVKSEALLIKEEAEVQPVCSEELRWDVAHRESWDRGDLQVEHTAHSPPPQGAVTSLQCFPEKLESLALRFPPQQQGAAKTSSEVDLRQTRAQVHQLTATNLRAKRGKTKSTDGQREFSNVARQVLTQFQVWQNACYSKNIDWNPVTAKIISALPQLRGRETEVVDRCTKMLQNRREYLRRTGQVTPPKYLISGAPPPETVPNHMLRPPEPFSATGVRDDCSTTRNAQAGLPKAPPIHLQEAPPTCPPMN; from the exons ATGTCAGACGCCATCCTCACTTTCCAAGTCCAGCTCTCCACTGTTATGGAAACGGTGCTCAAGTCGGCCATGTATGAGATCACCCGGCTGGTGGAGGACAGCTTCCTGGAGGAAGTGGCTCggagcaaacaggaagtggaggccCTGAGGCAGCGGCTGCAGTGGTCAGAGAGCCGgcgcagagagcgagagagcggtGGGCGAGCGAGGTGCCTGGACTGCGGCAGAGTCGGAGTTTCCAGCGAGGAGTCAGAGGACCCACCCTCAGAAACACTGTCCG gagctgaagcagaccctcctcctcctctcagtaAGGGCTGTGCTGAGCCGGAGTGGAGCCCCGCTGTGGGACAGGACACAGCGCCCTCTTCAGGCAGCCTCCTGCCAGAGCGGCAGAGCAGCAGGCCGCGCGGCGGGGAGGCCTGCGGGGCGTACGAGTCGGAGGCGGGACAGGAAGCCGCCGCCCGCAGACTCGGTCTGGCTGGGCCTCAGCGCTGCGGGCCACGCCGCAGTGACCCCGACTCGCAGCGCGTCACCTGGACCACCTTTAAATTAGGGGACAGCCACGCTGAGGCGGAGGGGCTGGACCCCCCGTACGCTGCAGCGGCAGAGCCAGCCAGTCCGCAGGCTCACAGGGAcccgcagccccgccccgctgaggagggggcggggaacAGCGCCTCCCCTCTGCAGTACCTTAATGTGAAATCGGAGGCGCTGCTCATTAAAGAGGAGGCGGAGGTGCAGCCCGTGTGCAGTGAGGAGCTCAGATGGGACGTAGCTCACAGGGAGTCCTGGGACAGAGGAGACCTGCAGGTAGAGCACACGGCCCACTCGCCCCCCCCACAGGgcgcagtgacatcactgcagtgcTTTCCAGAGAAGCTGGAGAGCCTGGCTCTGCGCTTCCCTCcccagcagcagggggcagcaaaGACCAGCTCTGAAGTGGATCTGAGACAGACCAGAGCACAG GTGCATCAGTTAACAGCCACAAACTTACGAgcaaaaagaggaaaaaccaAGTCGACGGACGGGCAGAGAGAGTTCAGT AATGTGGCCAGACAGGTACTTACACAGTTCCAGGTTTGGCAGAACGCCTGCTACAGCAAAAATATTGACTGGAACCCAGTAACAGCCAAG ATCATTTCTGCGTTACCCCAGCTACGCGGTCGGGAAACGGAGGTGGTCGACCGCTGCACCAAGATGCTTCAGAACCGCAGGGAATATCTGCGCAGGACTGGCCAG GTCACCCCTCCGAAATACCTCATCTCTGGAGCCCCACCTCCAGAAACAGTCCCCAATCACATGCTGA GACCACCAGAACCCTTCAGTGCTACAGGAGTAAGAGATGACTGCAGCACAACTAGGAATGCTCAGGCTGGTCTGCCCAAGGCCCCGCCCATCCATCTACaagaggccccgcccacctgccctCCAATGAACTGA
- the si:ch73-109d9.1 gene encoding uncharacterized protein si:ch73-109d9.1 isoform X3: MSDAILTFQVQLSTVMETVLKSAMYEITRLVEDSFLEEVARSKQEVEALRQRLQWSESRRRERESGGRARCLDCGRVGVSSEESEDPPSETLSGAEADPPPPLSKGCAEPEWSPAVGQDTAPSSGSLLPERQSSRPRGGEACGAYESEAGQEAAARRLGLAGPQRCGPRRSDPDSQRVTWTTFKLGDSHAEAEGLDPPYAAAAEPASPQAHRDPQPRPAEEGAGNSASPLQYLNVKSEALLIKEEAEVQPVCSEELRWDVAHRESWDRGDLQVEHTAHSPPPQGAVTSLQCFPEKLESLALRFPPQQQGAAKTSSEVDLRQTRAQVHQLTATNLRAKRGKTKSTDGQREFSNVARQVLTQFQVWQNACYSKNIDWNPVTAKIISALPQLRGRETEVVDRCTKMLQNRREYLRRTGQVTPPKYLISGAPPPETVPNHMLKHHYRTNKTLQC, encoded by the exons AT GTCAGACGCCATCCTCACTTTCCAAGTCCAGCTCTCCACTGTTATGGAAACGGTGCTCAAGTCGGCCATGTATGAGATCACCCGGCTGGTGGAGGACAGCTTCCTGGAGGAAGTGGCTCggagcaaacaggaagtggaggccCTGAGGCAGCGGCTGCAGTGGTCAGAGAGCCGgcgcagagagcgagagagcggtGGGCGAGCGAGGTGCCTGGACTGCGGCAGAGTCGGAGTTTCCAGCGAGGAGTCAGAGGACCCACCCTCAGAAACACTGTCCG gagctgaagcagaccctcctcctcctctcagtaAGGGCTGTGCTGAGCCGGAGTGGAGCCCCGCTGTGGGACAGGACACAGCGCCCTCTTCAGGCAGCCTCCTGCCAGAGCGGCAGAGCAGCAGGCCGCGCGGCGGGGAGGCCTGCGGGGCGTACGAGTCGGAGGCGGGACAGGAAGCCGCCGCCCGCAGACTCGGTCTGGCTGGGCCTCAGCGCTGCGGGCCACGCCGCAGTGACCCCGACTCGCAGCGCGTCACCTGGACCACCTTTAAATTAGGGGACAGCCACGCTGAGGCGGAGGGGCTGGACCCCCCGTACGCTGCAGCGGCAGAGCCAGCCAGTCCGCAGGCTCACAGGGAcccgcagccccgccccgctgaggagggggcggggaacAGCGCCTCCCCTCTGCAGTACCTTAATGTGAAATCGGAGGCGCTGCTCATTAAAGAGGAGGCGGAGGTGCAGCCCGTGTGCAGTGAGGAGCTCAGATGGGACGTAGCTCACAGGGAGTCCTGGGACAGAGGAGACCTGCAGGTAGAGCACACGGCCCACTCGCCCCCCCCACAGGgcgcagtgacatcactgcagtgcTTTCCAGAGAAGCTGGAGAGCCTGGCTCTGCGCTTCCCTCcccagcagcagggggcagcaaaGACCAGCTCTGAAGTGGATCTGAGACAGACCAGAGCACAG GTGCATCAGTTAACAGCCACAAACTTACGAgcaaaaagaggaaaaaccaAGTCGACGGACGGGCAGAGAGAGTTCAGT AATGTGGCCAGACAGGTACTTACACAGTTCCAGGTTTGGCAGAACGCCTGCTACAGCAAAAATATTGACTGGAACCCAGTAACAGCCAAG ATCATTTCTGCGTTACCCCAGCTACGCGGTCGGGAAACGGAGGTGGTCGACCGCTGCACCAAGATGCTTCAGAACCGCAGGGAATATCTGCGCAGGACTGGCCAG GTCACCCCTCCGAAATACCTCATCTCTGGAGCCCCACCTCCAGAAACAGTCCCCAATCACATGCTGA aACACCATTACAGAACCAACAAAACCCTTCAGTGCTAG
- the si:ch73-109d9.1 gene encoding uncharacterized protein si:ch73-109d9.1 isoform X4 has product MSDAILTFQVQLSTVMETVLKSAMYEITRLVEDSFLEEVARSKQEVEALRQRLQWSESRRRERESGGRARCLDCGRVGVSSEESEDPPSETLSGAEADPPPPLSKGCAEPEWSPAVGQDTAPSSGSLLPERQSSRPRGGEACGAYESEAGQEAAARRLGLAGPQRCGPRRSDPDSQRVTWTTFKLGDSHAEAEGLDPPYAAAAEPASPQAHRDPQPRPAEEGAGNSASPLQYLNVKSEALLIKEEAEVQPVCSEELRWDVAHRESWDRGDLQVEHTAHSPPPQGAVTSLQCFPEKLESLALRFPPQQQGAAKTSSEVDLRQTRAQVHQLTATNLRAKRGKTKSTDGQREFSNVARQVLTQFQVWQNACYSKNIDWNPVTAKIISALPQLRGRETEVVDRCTKMLQNRREYLRRTGQVTPPKYLISGAPPPETVPNHMLS; this is encoded by the exons AT GTCAGACGCCATCCTCACTTTCCAAGTCCAGCTCTCCACTGTTATGGAAACGGTGCTCAAGTCGGCCATGTATGAGATCACCCGGCTGGTGGAGGACAGCTTCCTGGAGGAAGTGGCTCggagcaaacaggaagtggaggccCTGAGGCAGCGGCTGCAGTGGTCAGAGAGCCGgcgcagagagcgagagagcggtGGGCGAGCGAGGTGCCTGGACTGCGGCAGAGTCGGAGTTTCCAGCGAGGAGTCAGAGGACCCACCCTCAGAAACACTGTCCG gagctgaagcagaccctcctcctcctctcagtaAGGGCTGTGCTGAGCCGGAGTGGAGCCCCGCTGTGGGACAGGACACAGCGCCCTCTTCAGGCAGCCTCCTGCCAGAGCGGCAGAGCAGCAGGCCGCGCGGCGGGGAGGCCTGCGGGGCGTACGAGTCGGAGGCGGGACAGGAAGCCGCCGCCCGCAGACTCGGTCTGGCTGGGCCTCAGCGCTGCGGGCCACGCCGCAGTGACCCCGACTCGCAGCGCGTCACCTGGACCACCTTTAAATTAGGGGACAGCCACGCTGAGGCGGAGGGGCTGGACCCCCCGTACGCTGCAGCGGCAGAGCCAGCCAGTCCGCAGGCTCACAGGGAcccgcagccccgccccgctgaggagggggcggggaacAGCGCCTCCCCTCTGCAGTACCTTAATGTGAAATCGGAGGCGCTGCTCATTAAAGAGGAGGCGGAGGTGCAGCCCGTGTGCAGTGAGGAGCTCAGATGGGACGTAGCTCACAGGGAGTCCTGGGACAGAGGAGACCTGCAGGTAGAGCACACGGCCCACTCGCCCCCCCCACAGGgcgcagtgacatcactgcagtgcTTTCCAGAGAAGCTGGAGAGCCTGGCTCTGCGCTTCCCTCcccagcagcagggggcagcaaaGACCAGCTCTGAAGTGGATCTGAGACAGACCAGAGCACAG GTGCATCAGTTAACAGCCACAAACTTACGAgcaaaaagaggaaaaaccaAGTCGACGGACGGGCAGAGAGAGTTCAGT AATGTGGCCAGACAGGTACTTACACAGTTCCAGGTTTGGCAGAACGCCTGCTACAGCAAAAATATTGACTGGAACCCAGTAACAGCCAAG ATCATTTCTGCGTTACCCCAGCTACGCGGTCGGGAAACGGAGGTGGTCGACCGCTGCACCAAGATGCTTCAGAACCGCAGGGAATATCTGCGCAGGACTGGCCAG GTCACCCCTCCGAAATACCTCATCTCTGGAGCCCCACCTCCAGAAACAGTCCCCAATCACATGCTGAGTTGA
- the si:ch73-109d9.2 gene encoding zinc finger protein 500 translates to MSDAIRTFQSQLSGVMETVFKAAMYEITRLVEDSFLEEVSRSREQVESLKQRLQWSENRRRERESGGRTRCVDCGRFGVSSEETEVRPSGTLSDVDEGRGLKQEKVPEGSWSSCPGEGSNPGPPHAQEAVATPSPIAAPSGCTPTASDLDGDGLDAMLKEEALQTAPPAGGLQERWAVCLEGQEGPEGGEQDGDFGAQRLHMCEEEWGSEAGPEAGPGREGGGEELAHAYEARYGMEEELGVALEAESKGEYMAAMLGDRGLEDTLAFPPELDPANGPAHPLVPRARRAGFPLPVDGDAGELDCLLINEDGFLQDADRRQRGARRGRGRSRAELPVPDIAQDRHRGEPFALLPPAGAERPHGCSLCPMSFPEPAALKAHLQAHGGAPYTCTQCGKGFTQACNLKVHQRVHSGQGLHLCSHCGKAFGSFADLKRHKCSHGSEKPYCCSLCGNRFSRLWNLKLHRRIHTQEKPHRCAQCGKSFTRADILKVHQRTHTGERPYCCAVCGLSFKRLDHLKSHQRKHS, encoded by the exons ATGTCGGACGCAATCCGTACTTTTCAGTCCCAGCTGTCCGGTGTCATGGAGACCGTGTTCAAAGCAGCCATGTATGAGATCACCCGGCTGGTGGAGGACAGCTTCCTGGAGGAGGTATCGCGGAGCAGAGAGCAAGTAGAGTCGCTGAAGCAGCGGCTGCAGTGGTCGGAGAACCGgcgcagagagcgagagagcggcGGGCGGACGAGGTGCGTCGACTGCGGCAGATTCGGGGTTTCCAGCGAGGAGACAGAGGTCCGACCCTCAGGAACACTGTCCG ATGTTGACGAGGGGCGTGGTCTGAAGCAGGAGAAGGTTCCGGAagggagctggagcagctgtcCGGGGGAAGGGTCGAACCCTGGACCTCCACATGCCCAGGAGGCGGTGGCCACGCCCAGCCCCATCGCAGCACCATCAGGGTGCACCCCAACGGCG AGCGATTTGGACGGAGACGGGCTGGACGCCATGCTGAAGGAGGAGGCCCTGcagacagcgccccctgctggtggccTGCAGGAGAGATGGGCGGTGTGCTTGGAGG GGCAGGAGGGCCCCGAGGGGGGTGAGCAGGACGGGGATTTTGGGGCGCAGCGGCTGCATATGTGCGAGGAGGAGTGGGGATCGGAGGCGGGGCCGGAAGCGGGGCCTGGGCGCGAGGGAGGCGGGGAGGAGCTAGCCCACGCGTACGAGGCCCGGTACGgcatggaggaggagctgggcgTGGCGCTGGAGGCGGAGTCTAAGGGAGAGTACATGGCGGCGATGCTGGGTGACCGTGGCCTGGAGGACACGTTGGCCTTCCCCCCCGAGCTGGATCCCGCTaacggccccgcccaccccctcgTGCCGCGGGCGAGGAGGGCGGGGTTCCCCCTGCCGGTGGACGGCGACGCGGGCGAGCTGGACTGCCTCCTCATTAACGAGGACGGCTTCCTGCAGGACGCGGACAGGCGCCAGCGCGGAGccaggcgggggcggggcaggagccGGGCGGAGCTGCCTGTGCCGGACATCGCCCAAGACCGCCACCGGGGGGAGCCCTTCGCCCTGCTGCCCCCCGCAGGGGCTGAGAGGCCGCACGGCTGCTCGCTCTGCCCAATGAGCTTCCCCGAGCCGGCGGCGCTGAAGGCGCACCTGCAGGCCCACGGGGGGGCGCCCTACACCTGCACGCAGTGTGGAAAGGGCTTCACGCAGGCCTGCAACCTGAAGGTGCACCAGCGCGTCCACTCCGGCCAGGGCCTGCACCTGTGCAGCCACTGCGGCAAGGCCTTCGGCTCCTTCGCCGACCTCAAGCGCCACAAGTGCAGCCACGGCAGCGAGAAGCCGTACTGCTGCAGCCTGTGCGGGAACCGCTTCAGCCGCCTGTGGAACCTGAAGCTGCACCGGCGCATCCACACGCAGGAGAAACCACACCGCTGCGCGCAGTGCGGCAAGAGCTTCACCCGCGCCGACATCCTCAAAGTGCACCAGCGCACTCACACGGGAGAGAGACCGTACTGCTGCGCCGTCTGCGGGCTGAGCTTCAAGCGCCTGGACCACCTGAAGTCTCACCAGCGCAAGCACAGCTAG
- the si:ch73-109d9.1 gene encoding uncharacterized protein si:ch73-109d9.1 isoform X5 produces the protein MSDAILTFQVQLSTVMETVLKSAMYEITRLVEDSFLEEVARSKQEVEALRQRLQWSESRRRERESGGRARCLDCGRVGVSSEESEDPPSETLSGAEADPPPPLSKGCAEPEWSPAVGQDTAPSSGSLLPERQSSRPRGGEACGAYESEAGQEAAARRLGLAGPQRCGPRRSDPDSQRVTWTTFKLGDSHAEAEGLDPPYAAAAEPASPQAHRDPQPRPAEEGAGNSASPLQYLNVKSEALLIKEEAEVQPVCSEELRWDVAHRESWDRGDLQVHQLTATNLRAKRGKTKSTDGQREFSNVARQVLTQFQVWQNACYSKNIDWNPVTAKIISALPQLRGRETEVVDRCTKMLQNRREYLRRTGQVTPPKYLISGAPPPETVPNHMLRPPEPFSATGVRDDCSTTRNAQAGLPKAPPIHLQEAPPTCPPMN, from the exons AT GTCAGACGCCATCCTCACTTTCCAAGTCCAGCTCTCCACTGTTATGGAAACGGTGCTCAAGTCGGCCATGTATGAGATCACCCGGCTGGTGGAGGACAGCTTCCTGGAGGAAGTGGCTCggagcaaacaggaagtggaggccCTGAGGCAGCGGCTGCAGTGGTCAGAGAGCCGgcgcagagagcgagagagcggtGGGCGAGCGAGGTGCCTGGACTGCGGCAGAGTCGGAGTTTCCAGCGAGGAGTCAGAGGACCCACCCTCAGAAACACTGTCCG gagctgaagcagaccctcctcctcctctcagtaAGGGCTGTGCTGAGCCGGAGTGGAGCCCCGCTGTGGGACAGGACACAGCGCCCTCTTCAGGCAGCCTCCTGCCAGAGCGGCAGAGCAGCAGGCCGCGCGGCGGGGAGGCCTGCGGGGCGTACGAGTCGGAGGCGGGACAGGAAGCCGCCGCCCGCAGACTCGGTCTGGCTGGGCCTCAGCGCTGCGGGCCACGCCGCAGTGACCCCGACTCGCAGCGCGTCACCTGGACCACCTTTAAATTAGGGGACAGCCACGCTGAGGCGGAGGGGCTGGACCCCCCGTACGCTGCAGCGGCAGAGCCAGCCAGTCCGCAGGCTCACAGGGAcccgcagccccgccccgctgaggagggggcggggaacAGCGCCTCCCCTCTGCAGTACCTTAATGTGAAATCGGAGGCGCTGCTCATTAAAGAGGAGGCGGAGGTGCAGCCCGTGTGCAGTGAGGAGCTCAGATGGGACGTAGCTCACAGGGAGTCCTGGGACAGAGGAGACCTGCAG GTGCATCAGTTAACAGCCACAAACTTACGAgcaaaaagaggaaaaaccaAGTCGACGGACGGGCAGAGAGAGTTCAGT AATGTGGCCAGACAGGTACTTACACAGTTCCAGGTTTGGCAGAACGCCTGCTACAGCAAAAATATTGACTGGAACCCAGTAACAGCCAAG ATCATTTCTGCGTTACCCCAGCTACGCGGTCGGGAAACGGAGGTGGTCGACCGCTGCACCAAGATGCTTCAGAACCGCAGGGAATATCTGCGCAGGACTGGCCAG GTCACCCCTCCGAAATACCTCATCTCTGGAGCCCCACCTCCAGAAACAGTCCCCAATCACATGCTGA GACCACCAGAACCCTTCAGTGCTACAGGAGTAAGAGATGACTGCAGCACAACTAGGAATGCTCAGGCTGGTCTGCCCAAGGCCCCGCCCATCCATCTACaagaggccccgcccacctgccctCCAATGAACTGA
- the LOC118227890 gene encoding zinc finger protein 696-like produces the protein MSRQHLKAETLQRGSRDGAQTLANMSDAILTFQVQLSAVMETVLKSAMYEITRLVEDSFLEEVARSKQEVEALRQRLQWSESRHRERESGGRARCLDCGRVGVSSEESEDPPSGTLSGVEEGRGLKQEKALEGSWSSCSVGGSNPGPLSALEEEATPSPVRELDTSSTAPSDLDRDRPDSLLKEEVEELHDITGGDDIQGTWLPCAEGEGLLGAEADPPPPLSKGCAEPEWSPAVGQDTAPSSGSLLPERQSSRPRGGEACGAYESEAGQEAAARRLGLAGPQRCGPRRSDPDSQRVTWTTFKLGDSHAEAEGRGLCERVLQAGADFPQEKSQSDALANHTLQPANDGPPTARSLSAQPPSAFSDAAPVKQEVEAQPGWGERAGGGIYPQPRRQGAESRAQTGRDPPTLQNRVRHHEQFPQTVTSQPKPQGCGPSGRHTQTRVTDRTAAVTHSSAAADRGVCSSYSKAFVASKNAQTHARTFAGERRLGPVHFGKSGSPLIGVRSHLRPNMERTVHSCTQCGKTFSHFSHLKAHQQTHTGERPFCCTLCGRSFTKLSNLKAHRRVHTGERPYNCTDCGKRFTQKCNLKRHQRIHTAERLFSCK, from the exons ATGTCCCGTCAACACTTAAAG GCCGAaacactgcagagaggaagtAGAGACGGCGCTCAAACGCTTGCCAACATGTCGGACGCCATCCTCACTTTCCAAGTCCAGCTCTCTGCTGTCATGGAAACGGTGCTCAAGTCGGCCATGTATGAGATCACCCGGCTGGTGGAGGACAGCTTCCTGGAGGAAGTGGCTCggagcaaacaggaagtggaggccCTGAGGCAGCGGCTGCAGTGGTCGGAGAGTCGgcacagagagcgagagagcggtGGGCGAGCGAGGTGCCTGGACTGCGGCAGAGTCGGAGTTTCCAGCGAGGAGTCAGAGGACCCACCCTCAGGAACACTGTCCG GTGTTGAGGAGGGGCGTGGTCTGAAGCAGGAGAAGGCTCTGGAagggagctggagcagctgctcGGTGGGAGGGTCGAACCCTGGACCCCTGAGTGCCCTGGAAGAGGAGGCCACACCCAGCCCCGTCCGAGAGCTGGACACAAGTAGTACAGCG CCCTCAGATTTGGACAGAGACCGGCCAGACTCCCTCctgaaggaggaggtggaggagctgcATGACATAACAGGCGGGGATGATATCCAGGGAACATGGCTGCCGTGTGCCGAGGGAGAGGGCCTTTTAG gagctgaagcagaccctcctcctcctctcagtaAGGGCTGTGCTGAGCCGGAGTGGAGCCCCGCTGTGGGACAGGACACAGCGCCCTCTTCAGGCAGCCTCCTGCCAGAGCGGCAGAGCAGCAGGCCGCGCGGCGGGGAGGCCTGCGGGGCGTACGAGTCGGAGGCGGGACAGGAAGCCGCCGCCCGCAGACTCGGTCTGGCTGGGCCTCAGCGCTGCGGGCCACGCCGCAGTGACCCCGACTCGCAGCGCGTCACCTGGACCACCTTTAAATTAGGGGACAGCCACGCTGAGGCGGAGGGGCGGggactgtgtgagagagtcctCCAGGCGGGGGCTGATTTCCCTCAGGAGAAGAGCCAATCGGATGCTCTGGCCAATCACACGCTGCAGCCTGCCAATGATGGCCCGCCCACCGCCAGGTCCCTCAGCGCCCAACCCCCGAGCGCATTTTCGGACGCCGCGCCTGTGAAGCAGGAGGTGGAGGCGCAGCCTGGGTGGGgcgagcgggcgggggggggcatttaCCCGCAGCCCAGGCGACAGGGAGCGGAATCGCGGGCCCAAACAGGCAGAGACCCGCCCACCCTCCAGAACAGGGTGCGCCACCATGAGCAGTTCCCtcagactgtgacatcacagcccaaACCTCAGGGGTGTGGCCCGTCAGGAAGACACACCCAGACCAGAGTGACTGACAGGACagcagctgtcactcacagttCTGCTGCTGCAGACAGAGGCGTGTGCAGCTCGTACAGCAAGGCTTTCGTGGCCTCTAAGAACGCGCAGACGCACGCGAGGACCTTCGCGGGGGAACGGAGGCTGGGGCCCGTACATTTTGGGAAGAGCGGCAGTCCGCTCATCGGTGTGCGGTCCCACCTGAGGCCCAACATGGAGAGGACAGTGCACAGCTGCACGCAGTGTGGGAAGACCTTCTCCCATTTCTCTCACCTGAAGGCACACCAGCAGACTCACACGGGCGAGCGGCCATTTTGCTGCACGCTGTGTGGGCGGAGCTTCACCAAGCTGAGCAACCTGAAAGCACACCGCAGGGTTCACACCGGAGAGAGGCCCTATAACTGCACGGACTGCGGGAAAAGGTTCACACAGAAGTGCAACCTGAAACGGCACCAGAGAATTCACACTGCTGAGAGGCTGTTCAGCTGCAAGTAG